GGAAAGAGCTTGGTAAACAGCTGCCATGGAGGACGGTCGCCGATGATAAGCCCCGTCCGGATCGCCGGATCAAGGACCCTTATCTTCCTGATCACCGTGTCTAAGCTGGAGGTGATGATGAAGCTGTCCGGTCCCAGGACGCCCAGGACCGTTTCGAGGACCTGCTCCTCGCAGCCCGCCTCTTTCAGCTCGATGTCCAGTGGAATTTTGCCTGCGCAAAATTCCAGTACTTCCTGAAGTGTGGGGACCATGTACCCTGCTGATCCAGATTTGTCCTGCAGTTCATCTCTTGTCATATCCATGATTTTGGCACCGGCAAAATCATGGTCGTGGTGGACCACCAGCACGCCGTCGGCGGTACGCCGGACGTCCAGTTCGATCATGTCGGCCCTCATGTCGATGGCCGCCTCGAAGGATTCCATGGTGTTCTCGTGGAAGTAGCGGGACGCGCCGCGATGGGCAATGATCAAAGGACGGCAGCTGTTTTCCAAAATGTCCATTATGGAAACTGTCATGGCAGCCGTCCTTTGATCATCGAGTCTCAGCCACAGCTTCGATTCTCTGAAGAGGGGAAGAGGAGAAAAGGTGAAAGAACGTTGCGATATTCCCCCCCATGCGCCCCCTCACCCCCTCGGCGCTGAGTCTACTAAGTTAGACTCAGCGTTCAGCTTCCCCACCGCCTCCCTGAGCTCCCCCTTGATCCGTTCCCGCTCGGGAGCGTACTGCGGCTCTTTCAGGATCCCCATGGCTGTTTCGAACAGGGTGACCGCCCGCTGGAGGTTCATCCTGGGCTCCCTGACCTCCGCGTAACGGGTCAGGGCCCGGGCCATGAGGGCCATGACCATCCCCCTGCGCGCGGCCTGATCGTCCTGTTTCAGCAGTTCCAGGGAATCCCTGATGGTCCTGACGGCCCTGCTAAGGAGGGCCGGGCTCCGTTCGATGTCGTAAAGCCCGAGAAGAACGCGGCCGGCGTCAGCCAGGGTGACGCCCCGCTGGACAGGGTTTTCCTCCGGGGTCATGATCTCAAGGGCCCGGTCGTAGGCGGAAAGGGCCCGTGCCAGGGTCTTCTCCTTATCAAACACATCTGCCAGTTCGGTCAGTGCGTCCCCGGCCATCTTCAGTATCCCGGCCCTGTTGAGAAGGGTTTCCGTGTCCTCGATGGCCTCCAGGACAGCGGCTGCCTGTTCGTAGGTTTCCACAGCCTTTCTCAGGCTGGCCTGGCGATCGGAGTGGTCTGCCAGCTTGCGGAGCACCCCCGCCTTCCGGGTGAGAAACCGTACCTCCTCATCGAGCCACGACGATCGCCTCGCTGCCTCAGCGGCGGTGTCCCAGGCGCGAAGGGCCAGGTTGAGGTTCTCCAACTGGCCCTGGATACCGGCCAGTTCCTCGTAAAGGGCGGCCAGTTCGGAAAGGGCTCTCAAGTAGTGGACGCGGAACCTTTCCGGCTTCAGGAGGGTCACCGCTTCCCGGAGAGCCTCGCCGGCTTTGAGCC
The sequence above is a segment of the bacterium genome. Coding sequences within it:
- a CDS encoding glycerophosphodiester phosphodiesterase, with product MTVSIMDILENSCRPLIIAHRGASRYFHENTMESFEAAIDMRADMIELDVRRTADGVLVVHHDHDFAGAKIMDMTRDELQDKSGSAGYMVPTLQEVLEFCAGKIPLDIELKEAGCEEQVLETVLGVLGPDSFIITSSLDTVIRKIRVLDPAIRTGLIIGDRPPWQLFTKLFPGRRVRRSGADVLVVSRKLVQLGFLKTTRKLGLPVWVYTVNDRKELWKTITDERVGGIFSDRPDVALFLRDLHSVHKASIPEEKGEWGRMKAE